DNA sequence from the Malus sylvestris chromosome 10, drMalSylv7.2, whole genome shotgun sequence genome:
ccagttggaggacgttcatgagtcacttagcttgatcgtatcaaaatttgggatttttccaccaagcagttattttctggcgatgaaataaagaagcagtgcgcagtgctggaaagtgacgtttttgggcttaaatgacgtttttggagcccaagatgacctcggatgggttcgtggccttctggaaaagtgttcagaatattccaaacatcaaatccagctatattgggccagttttggagcagtttttgggccaaaacgtggctgttcagattttagacgaattttactatttttatttagggtttttattaattttagtttgctagggtttttgtggGGGCTTAGCatatatattgcttggccgtctacagttttagggtacgctttattttatgcaatactGGAGACAGAGAggagtgctagggttttgaagattttctacttgaaggtgttttcaatctttttcttaagaatattttctatgatttcaattatgaatatgcggaactaatttcttttgctagggcgaagccttgagccttagcatgaatatgtgatttttattaaatttcttatgattgattgcatgcgtactttgaattgttaatcaccgggataaaaactatctaattgtcttaatgcctgatcaccattaggatctttagaaaagtaatttgatgcaattttggtcgaaaggttccctgaaattgacgctggcttcttgtgattaataattgtaatttctcttaggatgaatatcacgtcttaaggattgcatggtttttcaaaggattttcataaagcataatgagtctttcatgtttagatttgatccgaacgtccggacaggttgcatgttagatatacgttctatgttggaggttccaagtagaatatgaattaggaaaatctaaccttcaaagtggcatgtgtagatcataagtaattggtaaaaattcataggattgctaggtgatggtggaaccctagtgctttcttaatttgattttctcaaaactgtttttttctctctagctctaatattgcagattgtttattttaattcattaatttcgtttttattttaattaggttttaaaatcaatcacttcaatttctactttacaatcattaattggaatctgatttgtttcgaattatttaataatccctgtggagaatgaccttgcgagatccgtttatactacaataaccttgtgattcttgcaagtaaaataggaggtttttatcgcattcacataagcagtaaaaatcctatcaagaaaatggcgccgttgccggggattatttaaaataatccctacgaatcagattttcaattagtattgctgtttatacatatataaaaaaaaaaaaacaaaaaaatatttaattttcgtTTTCATCTATTTTTACAGATTACAACAGTACAGATTTCAGAAATCTGTGCATGGTCAGCACCCGTTCAACAGTGCAAAAATTGATTCCACTTGATCCAGAATTTGAGCAGCATTTAAGGAGGAAACGCAGAGAGCAAAATTTGCAGCGGGTTCGTCCTCTGCAGGAGAGGTTTCTGGAATCAGTCTTTTCTGGGGACCTgcacaacaaagaaaaaatggcGTTTATAATTCCAGAGGCAGGTCTGCCCCTGGGTGATTCACTGACTGCCCATACCACAAATATACCCAGTTGCATCACATATCCGGCAGTGGAGGAAGGGACTGCATTTGAAATAAAACAGCACATGTTGAATATTCTACCTACGTTTCATGGGTTGTCATCTGATGATCCTAACATGCACATTGCGGAATTTTTAATGGGTTGCAAAAACATTTTGGTGAGGGGATTTTCAGCCGAATCTATTAAGCTGCGGTTGTTTCCATACACTTTAAAAGATCAGGCAAGGAGATGGCTCCTTACACTCCCATCTGGAAGCATTACAACTTGGGCCCAACTCAGTGAAAAATTTCTAAACAAGTATTATCCGGCTTCTAAGACCCTTGACATGAGAACTCAGATTTTATCGTTcgcccaaaaaccaaatgaagagtTTCATGAGGCGTGGGAGCGATTTAAGGAGTTGATTAGAAAATGTCCACATTCGGGTATTAACACTACTGATCAAATGCACATATTTTTCAGAGGGTTGAATATGACAACAAAAACTCTTGTCAACGCTTCATGCGGAGGTACGTACAAAGACAAAAATGCACAAGAggcttgtttgttatttgaaaaaatggcaGAAGATACTCAGCAGTGGGCAGTGGAGCAGCCACAATCTAGGTTAGCTTTTGAGATGTCTACTGGTTCTCCATATGTTAcagcacaaattgaaaaaatggagaaaaggcttgacgcaaaatttgacatgttaaTACAAAGAATGCCAGGTTCTCAAGTTGCTGTACAGCAGCCCTTGCAAGCTGCCTGCAGCATTTGCAACATGATAACTCACGATTTTATGAGCTGCCCACATAAAgatgtttcaccagattttacAGCAGAGCAGGttaatgcatttaacaatttccAGCGGCCCAGATATGACCCATATTCTAATTTCTACAACCCCGGATGGAGAAATCATCCAAATCTAAGGTGGGACAAGGAACAGCACACTAGGCCTCAATTTCAACAGCAGGTACAGCAACCTGCTGCACCTAAGGCGGCTTGGGAGGTTGCGATTGAAAAATTGGCAAATACTAccactcaagaaattcaaaatctgCAGGCATCAATGAAAAACATGGAaaaacaaatggggcagattgctTTGCAGGTTTCCGGAAGGGCACCAGGTACATTTCCCAgtcaaaccgaaccaaatccTAGGGGAGGTGCAGATTGCAAGGCAGTTAGAGTTCTACGTTCCGGAAAAAGTTTTGATAACAGGGATGAAAATTGCAACCAAAATTCGCGGATGACTTCACAGCCAAAAACAGATTCGGGGAATGTTGAAAAATCTGCCAATTCAAAAGATTATGACCAGACAGTGAACAGTTCCGAAAATGGTGCAAATATTGTTGAGGATCGTGTTTATGAGCCATCTATGCCTTATCCCGAGCGATTGAAGCCTAAAGTTAAAGATCAACAATTGACAGATTTTATGAAGACTTTGTCTAAGGTTCAGATTAATCTACCGTTAATTGAAGCCATCAAGAACATTCCGtcttatgccaagtttttaaaggatgtttgcacaaagaaaaagaagcttgttgattttgagaaagtaattctTACAGAACAGTGCAGCGCTGTTCTGCTTCACAAATTGCCCCCAAAGAAACAAGATCCAGGGAGTTTTACAATTTCATGCACAATTGGAAATTCTCATTTTAAACATGCTTTAATTGACTTAGGTGCTGGTATTAATTTAATgcctttttctgtttttcagagactaggacaaggagaaatcaAGCCAACTTCAGTTATTCTACAACTAGCGGACCGATCAGTTGCTTATCCAAGGGGTATTATAGAAGACCTAATTATTAAAGTGGATAATCTCTACCTTCCTGcagattttgtgattttggatatGGATGAAGATATGCAAACACTGATTATTTTGGGGCGTCCCTTCATGGCTACAGCCAGAACGTTAATTGATGTAGAGGCTGGGACACTTACACTTAGAGTGCAAGATCAATCTGTTGTGTTCAGTTTATTTGAAGCTACCAAAAGGCCAGGTGATGTGCATGACTGTATACGTGTTGATGTGCTTGACAGCATATTACATGCTGAAATTATGTCACGTTTGACATCTGATCCATTGTTAAATGTGTTGCACGGGTTTGAGAATAAATATACAGAAGATGAAGAGGTTTTTGAGTATGTTTCAGCTTTGGAAAGTGTTCCTTTTCAACCTCCACGTTGGAGGCACGTTTTTGAAAGTTTGGGGGAACCCAAAAAGCTATTGCAACCTTCTAAGGTACAGCCACCTAAACTGGAGTTAAGGGTGCTTCCAGAACACTTGAAATATGCTTACTTGGGTGCAGATTCTTCGCTGCCAGTTATTATAGCTGCTGATTTATCATCAACAGAGGAAGATAAATTGTTGCGCATTTTAAGGAGTCATCAAGATGCAATTGGCTAGACTATAGCTGACATTAAAGGGATCAGCCCTACAATTTGTATGCACAAAATTCTGATGGAGGATGGAGTAAAACCTGCCATTGACGCACAACGTCGGTTAAATCCGATTATGAAAGAAGTGGTTCGTAATGAAGTTATGAAACTTCTAGATGCTGGGATGATCTATCCCATTTCAGATAGTAAGTGGATTAGTCCAACTCAAGTGGTGCCTAAGCGTTCTGGTATTACAGTTGTGAAAAATGATAATAATGAACTTGTGCCTACTCGCTTGACTACTGGGTGGCGTATGTGCGTTGATTATAGAAAGATCAATGCCGGAACTAGAAAAGATCATTTTCCATTGcctttcattgatcaaatgttggAAAGGTTGGCTGGTCGTGCTTTCTACTGTTTCTTGGATGGCTATTCAGGGTACAACCAGATTCCTGTTGCCCCtgaggatcaagaaaagacaacCTTTACTTGTCCTTTTGGGACTTTCGCATATAGAAGAATGCCTTTTGGTTTGTGCAATGCGCCTGCTACGTTTCAGCgttgcatgatgagcatatttacCGGGTTAGTTGAACATGtagttgaggtatttatggatgatttttctatttttggggATTCTTTTGACCAATGTTTGCAGAATTTATCTTTAGTTCTGGACAGATGCATTAAGACCAACCTGGTTTTAAactgggaaaagtgtcatttcatggttaggCAGGGAATTGTCTTGGGCCACTTGATTTCTAATAGGGGTATTGAAGTTGATAAGGCTAAAATTGATGCAATTGAAAAGTTGCCACCCCCGACAACTGTTAAGAGTGTTCGATCTTTTCTTGGGCATGCCGGGTTTTATAGAcggttcatcaaggatttctccaagattAGCCGACCCTTGTGTAATTTATTGGCTAAAGACGCCCCTTTCATTTTTTATGAGGCTTGTTTGGAGGCCTTCAAGAAGTTAAAGACACTCCTCACTACAGCACCCATTATTGCAGCTCCTAATTGGAGCTTACCTTTTGAACTGATGTGTGACGCATCAGATTATGCAGTGGGGGCAGTTCTTGGACAGCGGACAGATAAACATCCCTAagttatttattatgctagtCGAACCCTCAATGATGCACAACTAAACTATGCTACCACAGAAAAAGAATTGTTGGCAATTGTTTTTGCATTGGAAAAATTTCGTTCGTATTTAGTTGGGGCTAAAGTGATTATTTATACAgatcatgcagctttgaaaTATTTGTTGTCTAAGAAAGATGCTAAGCCTCGATTGATACGTTGGATTCTTTTATTGCAAGAGTTTAACTtagaaatcagagataaaaaGGGTCGGgaaaatgtggtggctgaccattTGTCTAGATTAACTATTAACACATCGTCAGAAGAGGATTCCCTTCCACTGAGGGAGAGTTTTCCAGATGAACAGCTATTTGCAGTCCAATTCCGTACACCATGGTTTGCTGATATGGTTAATTATTTGGTTAAAGGGGTGGTGCATCCAGATTTAACGTTGCAGCAGAAAAAGAAGTTTCTTTCTGACGTGAAGCATTATTTCTGGGATGAGCCATATCTATTTAAGTATTGCCCAGACCATATTATTCGCAGATGTATTCCTGAAACCGAACaggaaagtgttttaaggtttGCTCATCATTTTGCTTGTGGGGGACATTTTGGGCAGAAAAGAACAGCAGAAAAATTTTTGCAGAGTGGGTTATTTTGGCCTACACTTTTTAAAGATGCATACAATTGGTGCAAGGCTTGTGATAGATGTCAAAGAGTCGGCAACCAGTCCAAAAGGAATGAGATGCCCCAGCAAAGTATTTTGattgttgaattatttgatgtttggggtattgatttcatgggaccaTTTCCATCGTCCCATGGAAACCAATATATTTTGGTTGCTGTGGAGTATGTTTCTAAGTGGGTCGAGGCCATTGCAGCACCAACTAATCAGGGATCAGTAGTCCTGAGGTTCCTCCAAGGGGTTATATTTCCGCGTTTTGGAATTCCACGCGTTATTCTTAGTGATGGGGGGAAGCACTTTATTAATAAGCCATTTGCTAATTTGTTGGCAAAATATGGAATTAATCATCGTGTGACTACACCTTATCATCCACAGACATCTGGTCAAGTGGAAGTTTCAAACAGAGAATTAAAACGCATTTTGGAAAAAACAGTTGGTTCTACACGAAAAGATtggagtttaaaattaaatgaTGCGTTGTGGGCCTACAGAACAGCTTATAAAACTCCTATTGGGATGTCCCCATTTCGACTCGTTTATGGAAAAGCATGTCATCTACCTATGGAGCTTGAGCATAAGGCGTACTGGGCAATTAAAGAGTTAAATTTTTCATATGACTCAGCTGGAGAGCAACGTAAATTGCAGCTCAATGAGCTGCAGGAAATTCGTCTGGGTGCTTATGAAAGTTCTCGCATCTACAAGGACAGAACTAAGGCATTTCATGATAGTCAAATTTTACGGAAAGAATTCCAGCCAGGGCAAAAGGTGTTGCTATTCAGTTCAAGGCTAAAGTTGTTTCCAGGGAAATTGAAATCTCGCTGGATTGGGCCGTATTTGGTTACTAAAATCTTTCCTCATGGGGCAGTTGAAATATCTAATGGGGCTCAAGGCAAcacattcaaggtgaatggtcaCAGGCTGAAACCATACGTGGAGTCGCCATTTGATACGGCATACGAGTATTTGACTCTGAAGGCACCAGTGATCTAGCCACCAGACTTCCGCAACGTCTAGCTACAGACTTAAAATAaagcgcttattgggaggcaacccaattttttttttctaaactctttcctaattttaattttcgtttgatttcctctttaatattaaaaaaaaacatacataaaacaaaatatataaaaataaaaaaaaaataaaaatacaaaaaaatataaaaaaattttgaaaaacaaaaatggaagattgcatattgattttatttacccagtttatttgattttattttcattttttgacgCATATTGGTTAATTGTAGGTTGCGAACGTGGAAAATAAAGCGCGTCCTATGCTGGAATCCTGCACCCAGCAGCAAGCCTAACGTTCACATCAACCACATCTACACTATGCTGGAAATTTAAAGTAGTCCACATAAAAAGCCATTCACAGATGCAAGTTTGGGGGTGATTGTTGCAGATCCAGCACATAAACAGAATTTAGAGCAGTTAATTTCTGCAGCTCAGTTTTGCGATGCATGGAGGAAGCACAATTAAATCACAGATCCATACACCACAGAACTGAGTACATATATTATTACCAGATCTACAACAACTACACTTGCAGGGATTCGAATTTTACCTCCCAGATGCATCGATCTGGGTCATGCGGCCTGTGCTGTTTTCCTCCGTTGCTCTTGTGTGTTTACTTCTGTGTCCTTGGCTCTATCATGGATCCGTATACCCCTACATAAAGACCCAACAATATGAGTACATACAGGTTTACATATGGCATTCAAATGAACTGTTGTTGAACTTGTAAATGTTGAGCTTAGCAAAAGCAGACGAACGAGATCTGTACCTATATGACATACAGAGGCCGCGACAGTTGCTGTTGATTTTGCTTCAGGAACCACTAGACCGGAAGCTCATAGTTGTTGTCTCTCGGTTGTACGCTGGAGTTGAGGGAAAAGTTTTCAGTCACAGTAGTGGTTTTATTATTCAACTCTCAGATCATCATTCATCCATCAAAAGGGTTACGGGTTTTACCTCAACATTTGCAGATCCTTGGTTGAGCTGAGCTGCTGACTCCGGGGGTGTTCTTGTGTTGTTGTCTCGGATTTGAAACCATTAGGGCTCTTCCCACTGATAAACCACATGCAGGTGTTAGTGTTTGTTCCAGATCTCTCCAACAAATAAATTGGGCACTGCAACCACAAGATTGGAGGATGATTTTACCTTTGGGCTTCCGTTTTTCCGATTTTCCACCACGGCGGGGTACTCACGGCGGTGTGTTGTTGTTGGGTTATGGACGGCTACAGATGCATCAATCTGCGAGGAAACTGAGACATACACAGAACAATCAAATGCATCAGTCACAAACATTTTCATGTTACTCTTGGTGATGAAGTTAGCAGAAATGGAGCTACATCTTTACATTTGAACGAACAAAAGGAGAAATGGCATGGCTTAGTTTTTACCTGCAAAGGGAGGAAAAAGGACTTGCTTTGACATGGAGAGAGTAAAAGCATTTTCAGACTTTCTAGAGAGAGCAGAGCTAAATTgaggaaaggagagaaaaaTGTGAGAGACAGAGAGGTCCTTTCATTTTAGCAAAATGGGGTCTGCGAGAAAGAAAGAGATATGGGCAAATGGATTGATCTTCACTCTTAATTTCGAATCCTATGGAGCTACCCTTCTTGATGCCTGACACGTGTGCGCCTCATCTGTTTTGTATGTTTCCCTAGGGCACGGTTTGGAGAGAGCCGTTTGGGCTCTGTGATTGCTGATTGACAGCGCCAGACAACAACTCTGCACGCCACTTTCCCCTTGCATGCCAGCTGCGTCCCATTCATTTCGCAGGGGATCCAATGTTCAAAGCACGCCACTTTTCAAATTGCATGCCACAATGGAGTCCATATTCCCAGGTGCTTTCTTGtctcattatttatttattttttatttttatatatcatGTTCTTTATTATGTTCTTTGTCCTGACGTCTTTGTCCTATTTTGTTAATTAGTCATAGATTTAGTTCGTTTCCGTTgtaatataaaattttctttggttttgttcctcattttcccttttataattcttatatgttagtttaagtttatttcctttttgtcatttttcttttattttccacaccttgaggacaaagtgtgaaataagtttgggggtgggaaagtaaattttagtttttttttattgttgtgtccgtttaaaaattttcattattcctaagttaatatccatagagTATTTTAAgcgttagaacaaatggacatggtgaaAGTTAATCCCACAttagagtcttttctatttatcgttgcttagacactaattcatgaattatactttgaactttgcacatcacaccaacatggtttgtggggagtgagattgaaatacttgcttttagtctaagtttatttttattttttattttttattttaagtaaagtcagttattagtgtgaaaaaaaaataaataaataaagttataattgtctcacccgaggttctgcctagtaaccgggccagtcctgcctaatcagcagtgattctcgcgtcaaacggtagagttttggcatgaggcagggtggttagttggtttcgtagccttttcagctcgggttaataagtccttaggggtgttctacacctagtgtCCTAAAGCCCttgtggtttgggagtcattgacctaaagcttgctacatgggttggatcgaaagcttaagtaaaccgacattgcacgaccactactgttactggagaaaaaaaaaattgttatatatgaaaaaaaaaagtgaaaaagaaaaaaaaagaaaaagaaagagagttatatttaaagttactatgtgtgaaataaataaggacgagaggtaagggttttagtcgagtctccttaattatgttggttcactttacaccaaaggaagtttgtgaagtcttttctaattgattctaaatggcttagactctgtggtgggattggttggaacttttgaaaagatgttctagtttttaaaatttgctatggattgcaactttgaaggtgaaaATTTTTGTCAGTTAATTTTAGCTAGTTaatttgttaagtttttatttttgtttgagtcttgttttgcttgaggacaagcaaaaagctaagtttgggggtatttgatgagtagattttatattatatattttaccctaatcttagtatattttggttaatatattggaagaattttgatactttgaattgtattttcaatataggactttcgacttcctctggagcaaaacaggaccaaatggacgaattttggagtaattccagttggaggacgttcatgagtcacttagcttgatcgtatcaaaatttgggatttttccaccaagcagttattttctggcgatgaaataaagaagcagtgcgcagtgctggaaagtgacgtttttgggcttaaatgacgtttttggagcccaagatgacctcggatgggttcgtggccttctggaaaagtgttcagaatattccaaacatcaaatccagctatattgggccagttttggagcagtttttgggccaaaacgtggctgttcagattttagacgaattttactatttttatttagggtttttattaattttagtttgctagggtttttgtggGGGCTTAGCatatatattgcttggccgtctacagttttagggtacgctttattttatgcaatactGGAGACAGAGAggagtgctagggttttgaagattttctacttgaaggtgttttcaatctttttcttaagaatattttctatgatttcaattatgaatatgcggaactaatttcttttgctagggcgaagccttgagccttagcatgaatatgtgatttttattaaatttcttatgattgattgcatgcgtactttgaattgttaatcaccgggataaaaactatctaattgtcttaatgcctgatcaccattaggatctttagaaaagtaatttgatgcaattttggtcggaaggttccctgaaattgacgctggcttcttgtgattaataattgtaatttctcttaggatgaatatcacgtcttaaggattgcatggtttttcaaaggattttcataaagcataatgagtctttcatgtttagatttgatccgaacgtccggacaggttgcatgttagatatacgttctatgttggaggttccaagtagaatatgaattaggaaaatctaaccttcaaagtggcatgtgtagatcataagtaattggtaaaaattcataggattgctaggtgatggtggaaccctagtgctttcttaatttgattttctcaaaactgtttttttctctctagctctaatattgcagattgtttattttaattcattaatttcgtttttattttaattaggttttaaaatcaatcacttcaatttctactttacaatcattaattggaatctgatttgtttcgaattatttaataatccctgtggagaatgaccttgcgagatccgtttatactacaataaccttgtgattcttgcaagtaaaataggaggtttttatcgcattcacataagcagtaaaaatcctatcaagaaaatggcgccgttgccggggattatttaaaataatccctacgaatcagattttcaattagtattgctgtttatacatatataaaaaaaaaacaaaaaaatatttaattttcgtTTTCATCTATTTTTACAGATTACAACAGTACAGATTTCAGAAATCTGTGCATGGTCAGCACCCGTTCAACAGTGCAAAAATTGATTCCACTTGATCCAGAATTTGAGCAGCATTTAAGGAGGAAACGCAGAGAGCAAAATTTGCAGCGGGTTCGTCCTCTGCAGGAGAGGTTTCTGGAATCAGTCTTTTATCAAACCAAACCTCTTCACACTCAACATGTTCTCATCCCCAACAATCactataattattatgattacaTCTAAGCATGGACCAACATTTTTCTTGATCAAACAACGGActtttgtcattcatggtttattacTTTTGGCAGAAATTTCAGATTAAACTTTCCATCATGGTTTCCCAAATGGTGGTCTTCTCACGGCCCAACAGCCAGTTTACTGCCAGAAGATCTTATGCAAGTCCTCTTAGCTGGTTTCCAGAAAAAATTTGATCGCAGCCGTTTCGACGACAAAATTTCGCTTTTATTGCTATTTATGGAAAAATATAAAGTCCCTTGGATTATGAagtgaaattatgaaattaaaaCAGGTGAAATTTATCGTTCTAGATGGGTCAAATGGTAGGGTACATTTGATCATAAAAAAACCATCAACTTAGTCCTATCCGAATTTCCCATTATTCCTGTCCCAAAGGTTTCTCCATCATCCACAAAGGCATTGCCAGATATTCCTGAACAGATACAATCATTATCAGACATTAGTCTCTCATCTTCCCTTAAAGGAAAGTCCAAATCATCCAAGTCTTCCAgctcaaagaaaaaagagaaatccTCACAACTCAAAGATTTAGCCCAGAAGCTCATGGCAGAAGCAGCTTTGCtgcatgaagaagaagaaggctcAAACTCCAACTTATcctgtcacgccccgatctcgACATACTTCCAGAATCGACACGCGACATCACCAAATACCCGTAACTCaacataccccgcctccggAATATGTAGAAAGTATAATTCAAGATCTAGGTGCATAATAATTTTTCgtacactttatggctgcatctaaccccttttgttagactgcctacgtaccctcaatagggatcaagccattcgtagttcaaatTCGCTATATCTCAACATATAACACAATCTGTTCAAGCCAAAATGCACAACATTCCTCAATCAAACATTTGGACTTGACAAGCATGAATTATTCGATTCAAACTACATAACAACCTGCATGACAACCAAGgtttctatttcatccatcatataaatcattatgtttcAACATAAAATCGCTATTCATATCATGTAATATATCAAAGAATCAACACAGCACAATAGTATCCTCTAGTCGCATTGATCATTGAACTAATCAtattaataacaatcatattcaaCATCCTTCCACAATCATCTCAAGTAACCCATTCCATGATATCAAGGAGGCAcgatattaacatttaattatgttaatcaGTCAATCAGATCACACCTAAATGcacaaaattaataaaggaCTTCTACATAATTCCCTGCCTGGATTTTAAGTAATAACTtgataattctaatttatattcacaagatctattttaggtTAATCCCTTTCACTCGAATCCAGCGAACAAGTCtaacttatggaaatgagcaagagtagGGATTGAGGACCAGTCAACGTAATCCAAATCAGGATACGATTCgggaccatcactcaatggaatcgcgGAGTAGGAGAGATTCTggaccatctctcaacggaatttgagtggatacgattccggaccatcactcaacggaatcgcggagtgCAATGCATAACAACCACTAAATGAAACCCAagctggatacgattccggaccatcactcaatgaAATTGCGGAGTATGAGGGATTCTGGACCATCTTTCAACGGAATatgagtggatacgattccggaccatcacttaaCGGAATCCAAACCAGGATACGATTTCCGGActatcactca
Encoded proteins:
- the LOC126584354 gene encoding uncharacterized protein LOC126584354; the encoded protein is MVSTRSTVQKLIPLDPEFEQHLRRKRREQNLQRVRPLQERFLESVFSGDLHNKEKMAFIIPEAGLPLGDSLTAHTTNIPSCITYPAVEEGTAFEIKQHMLNILPTFHGLSSDDPNMHIAEFLMGCKNILVRGFSAESIKLRLFPYTLKDQARRWLLTLPSGSITTWAQLSEKFLNKYYPASKTLDMRTQILSFAQKPNEEFHEAWERFKELIRKCPHSGINTTDQMHIFFRGLNMTTKTLVNASCGGTYKDKNAQEACLLFEKMAEDTQQWAVEQPQSRLAFEMSTGSQVAVQQPLQAACSICNMITHDFMSCPHKDVSPDFTAEQVNAFNNFQRPRYDPYSNFYNPGWRNHPNLRWDKEQHTRPQFQQQVQQPAAPKAAWEVAIEKLANTTTQEIQNLQASMKNMEKQMGQIALQVSGRAPGTFPSQTEPNPRGGADCKAVRVLRSGKSFDNRDENCNQNSRMTSQPKTDSGNVEKSANSKDYDQTVNSSENGANIVEDRVYEPSMPYPERLKPKVKDQQLTDFMKTLSKVQINLPLIEAIKNIPSYAKFLKDRLGQGEIKPTSVILQLADRSVAYPRGIIEDLIIKVDNLYLPADFVILDMDEDMQTLIILGRPFMATARTLIDVEAGTLTLRVQDQSVVFSLFEATKRPGDVHDCIRVDVLDSILHAEIMSRLTSDPLLNVLHGFENKYTEDEEVFEYVSALESVPFQPPRWRHVFESLGEPKKLLQPSKVQPPKLELRVLPEHLKYAYLGADSSLPVIIAADLSSTEEDKLLRILRSHQDAIG